In Bubalus bubalis isolate 160015118507 breed Murrah chromosome 3, NDDB_SH_1, whole genome shotgun sequence, a genomic segment contains:
- the SIGMAR1 gene encoding sigma non-opioid intracellular receptor 1 has product MCWAVGRRWAWAALLLAVAAVLAQVVWLWLGTQSFVFQHEEIAQLARQYAGLDHELAFSRLIVELRRLHPGHVLPDEDLQWVFVNAGGWMGAMCLLHASLSEYVLLFGTALGSSGHSGRYWAEISDTIISGTFHQWREGTTKSEVFYPGETVVHGPGEATAVEWGPNTWMVEYGRGVIPSTLGFALADTVFSTQDFLTLFYTLRAYARGLRLELTTYLFGQDA; this is encoded by the exons ATGTGTTGGGCCGTGGGCCGGCGGTGGGCGTGGGCCGCGCTGCTCCTGGCGGTCGCGGCTGTGCTGGCCCAGGTGGTCTGGCTCTGGCTGGGAACTCAGAGCTTCGTCTTCCAGCACGAAGAGATCGCGCAGCTGGCTCGGCAGTACGCGG GGCTGGACCACGAGCTGGCCTTCTCTCGGCTGATCGTGGAGCTGCGGCGGCTGCACCCGGGCCACGTGCTGCCCGACGAGGACCTGCAGTGGGTGTTCGTGAACGCGGGAGGCTGGATGGGCGCCATGTGCCTTCTGCACGCCTCCCTGTCCGAGTACGTGCTGCTCTTCGGCACCGCTCTGGGCTCTAGCGGCCACTCGG GGCGCTACTGGGCTGAGATCTCGGATACCATCATCTCTGGCACCTTCCACCAGTGGAGAGAGGGTACTACTAAAAGTGAGGTCTTCTACCCAG GGGAGACGGTGGTGCACGGGCCTGGTGAGGCAACGGCTGTGGAGTGGGGGCCAAACACATGGATGGTGGAGTATGGCCGGGGTGTCATCCCCTCTACCCTGGGCTTCGCACTGGCTGACACTGTCTTCAGCACCCAGGACTTCCTCACCCTCTTCTACACTCTTCGAGCCTATGCCCGGGGCCTCCGGCTGGAACTCACCACCTACCTCTTCGGCCAGGATGCCTGA